The following are from one region of the Struthio camelus isolate bStrCam1 chromosome 38, bStrCam1.hap1, whole genome shotgun sequence genome:
- the HAUS7 gene encoding HAUS augmin-like complex subunit 7 isoform X4 codes for MAVVMAAAAAALLERLKALSCPPAAEAAPTEPPEALRLLCTPSPRRLALLEWICCRVHPPLAACLAALQDAPEDARLRELVKLGAELMLCRADDLPLAEGTAPPQQQLEFITDLLDAAPPPGDESQDPPASRGPRRPGERAPGELGAALEETRRRLELLKAQRPELGGPPGEAPPALLTLGVAARDLGALATAFGATELRDPGGPPGRGAPPTCRPCGPLAPRVHQGLRSLVQPPAWPSCSAATAMWGRSRRTDPPGRQGPFCWGRGRCPRAPLSPLLLLEEE; via the exons ATGGCGGTggtgatggcggcggcggcggcggcgctgctggagcGGCTCAAG GCGCTGTCGTGCCCccccgcggcggaggcggccccgaccgagCCCCCCGAGGCCCTGCGGCTGCTCTGCACCCCTTCACCCCGACGCCTGGCCCTGCTCGAGTGGATCTGCTGCCG GGTGCACCCCCCCCTCgccgcctgcctggccgccctccAGGATGCCCCCGAGGATGCCcggcttcgag AACTGGTCAAACTGGGAGCGGAGCTGATGCTGTGCCGGGCTGATGACCTGCCGCTGGCGGAG GGCACAGCGCCCCCCCAGCAGCAGCTCGAGTTCATCACAGACCTGCTGGACGCAGCCCCCCCGCCGGGGGATGAGAGCCAGGACCCCCCCGCCAGCAG gggacccaggcgtccaggcgagCGGGCACCAGGGGAGCTGGGGGCGGCCCTGGAGGAGACGCGGCGGCGCCTGGAGCTGCTCAAGGCCCAG CGCCCCGAGCTGGGGGGGCCGCCCGGCgaggcccccccggccctgctgACCCTGGGGGTGGCGGCCCGCGACCTCGGCGCCCTGGCGACGGCTTTCGGGGCCACAGAGCTGCGGGACCCTGGGGGCCCCCCGGGCCGTGGGGCGCCCCCCACctgccggccctgtggccccctGGCCCCCCGTGTCCACCAGGGCCTGCGCAGCCTCGTGCag ccgcccgcgTGGCCGTCCTGCAGCGCCGCTACCGCGATGTGGGGGAGGTCCCGCAGGACTGACCCCCCCGGACGCCAGGGTCCcttctgctgggggagggggcgctGCCCTcgggcccccctctcccccttgttgctgctggaggaggaatAA
- the HAUS7 gene encoding HAUS augmin-like complex subunit 7 isoform X2 has translation MAVVMAAAAAALLERLKALSCPPAAEAAPTEPPEALRLLCTPSPRRLALLEWICCRVHPPLAACLAALQDAPEDARLRELVKLGAELMLCRADDLPLAEGTAPPQQQLEFITDLLDAAPPPGDESQDPPASSPEALRRAVLSNERFLREVLGSPEGGAALAPPPPPALPTFGPGSPRPRGPRRPGERAPGELGAALEETRRRLELLKAQRPELGGPPGEAPPALLTLGVAARDLGALATAFGATELRDPGGPPGRGAPPTCRPCGPLAPRVHQGLRSLVQSLGAAAQLGDTAVGVTRLAGGAQRQALAARVAVLQRRYRDVGEVPQD, from the exons ATGGCGGTggtgatggcggcggcggcggcggcgctgctggagcGGCTCAAG GCGCTGTCGTGCCCccccgcggcggaggcggccccgaccgagCCCCCCGAGGCCCTGCGGCTGCTCTGCACCCCTTCACCCCGACGCCTGGCCCTGCTCGAGTGGATCTGCTGCCG GGTGCACCCCCCCCTCgccgcctgcctggccgccctccAGGATGCCCCCGAGGATGCCcggcttcgag AACTGGTCAAACTGGGAGCGGAGCTGATGCTGTGCCGGGCTGATGACCTGCCGCTGGCGGAG GGCACAGCGCCCCCCCAGCAGCAGCTCGAGTTCATCACAGACCTGCTGGACGCAGCCCCCCCGCCGGGGGATGAGAGCCAGGACCCCCCCGCCAGCAG ccccgaggCGCTGCGCCGGGCGGTGCTGAGCAACGAGCGGTTCCTGCGCGAGGTCCTGGGGAGCCCCGAGGGGGGGGCGGCCCtggcgcccccgccccccccagccctgcccaccttcggccccggcagcccccgccccag gggacccaggcgtccaggcgagCGGGCACCAGGGGAGCTGGGGGCGGCCCTGGAGGAGACGCGGCGGCGCCTGGAGCTGCTCAAGGCCCAG CGCCCCGAGCTGGGGGGGCCGCCCGGCgaggcccccccggccctgctgACCCTGGGGGTGGCGGCCCGCGACCTCGGCGCCCTGGCGACGGCTTTCGGGGCCACAGAGCTGCGGGACCCTGGGGGCCCCCCGGGCCGTGGGGCGCCCCCCACctgccggccctgtggccccctGGCCCCCCGTGTCCACCAGGGCCTGCGCAGCCTCGTGCag agcCTGGGGGCCGCGGCCCAGCTGGGCGACACGGCTGTGGGGGTGACGCGGCTGGCGGGGGGCGCTCAGCGCCAGGCCCTGG ccgcccgcgTGGCCGTCCTGCAGCGCCGCTACCGCGATGTGGGGGAGGTCCCGCAGGACTGA
- the CCNQ gene encoding cyclin-Q isoform X1, with translation MSSGGGQLRLLRAAADDVTLGPADVTTHPPPGTSETAPAGAEARMHLRVARFIMEAGVKLGLGSVPLATACAAYHRFAGAVGPGAPYDPHLVAAAALFLAGKAEGQPLRARDVLNVAHRCLHPGQPPPGLDGGFWALRDSLVQCELLLLRVLRFRVAVPHPHKYLLHYLLALGHWGRRGGWGHPRVPGAAWALLRDGAAGGLGLRHPPQHLAAAALHLGLALCGRPPPPGAPPRWWQALSPTLGPEELEQIVRELLELYSLDAEVGGVPPPPPLPAGPPPGRRGPVTNVGAGADWRSPGTTDGRADAATDRGTPAPPRHRQRDD, from the exons ATGTCATCGGGTGGGGGGCAGCTGCGCCTGCTGAGGGCGGCTGCTGATGATGTCACCCTCGGCCCTGCTGACGTCACGACCCACCCCCCGCCGGGCACCTCCGAAacggcgccggccggggccgaggcccggATGCACCTGCGGGTCGCCCGCTTCATCATGGAGGCCG GGGTGAAGCTGGGGCTGGGCTCGGTGCCGCTGGCCACGGCCTGCGCCGCCTACCACCGCTtcgcgggcgccgtggggccgggcgcccccTACGACCCCCACCTGGTGGCCGCCGCTGCCCTCTTCCTGGCCGGCAAGGCCGAAGGGCAGCCGCTGCGGGCCCGCGACGTCCTCAACGTGGCCCACAG GTGCCTGcaccccgggcagcccccccCGGGGCTCGACGGGGGCTTCTGGGCGCTGCGCGACAGCCTGGTGCAGtgcgagctgctgctgctgcgcgtcCTGCGCTTCCGTGTCGCCGTCCCCCACCCGCACaag TACCTGCTGCACTACCTGCTGGCGCTGGGACactggggccggcgggggggctgggggcacccgcGGGTGCCAGGGGCGGCCTGGGCGCTGctgcgggacggggcggcgggggggctggggctgcggcaccccccccagcacctggccgccgccgccctccacCTGGGCCTGGCCCTgtgcggccgcccgcccccccccggcgcccccccccgtTGGTGGCAG gcgCTCAGCCCCACGCTGGGgccggaggagctggagcagatcgtgcgggagctgctggagctCTACAGCCTCGACGCCGAGGTGGggggcgtccccccgccgcccccgctgcccgccggccccccgcccggacgccggggcccagTAACGAACGTGGGAGCCGGGGCCGACTGGCGGAGCCCCGGGACGACTGACGGACGCGCGGACGCAGCGACTGACCGAGGTACCCCAGCACCGCCCCGGCACAGGCAGCGGGATGACTGA
- the CCNQ gene encoding cyclin-Q isoform X2, whose amino-acid sequence MSSGGGQLRLLRAAADDVTLGPADVTTHPPPGTSETAPAGAEARMHLRVARFIMEAGVKLGLGSVPLATACAAYHRFAGAVGPGAPYDPHLVAAAALFLAGKAEGQPLRARDVLNVAHRAPQISPRAPPPAAPRPPGACTPGSPPRGSTGASGRCATAWCSASCCCCASCASVSPSPTRTSTCCTTCWRWDTGAGGGAGGTRGCQGRPGRCCGTGRRGGWGCGTPPSTWPPPPSTWAWPCAAARPPPAPPPVGGRRSAPRWGRRSWSRSCGSCWSSTASTPRWGASPRRPRCPPAPRPDAGAQ is encoded by the exons ATGTCATCGGGTGGGGGGCAGCTGCGCCTGCTGAGGGCGGCTGCTGATGATGTCACCCTCGGCCCTGCTGACGTCACGACCCACCCCCCGCCGGGCACCTCCGAAacggcgccggccggggccgaggcccggATGCACCTGCGGGTCGCCCGCTTCATCATGGAGGCCG GGGTGAAGCTGGGGCTGGGCTCGGTGCCGCTGGCCACGGCCTGCGCCGCCTACCACCGCTtcgcgggcgccgtggggccgggcgcccccTACGACCCCCACCTGGTGGCCGCCGCTGCCCTCTTCCTGGCCGGCAAGGCCGAAGGGCAGCCGCTGCGGGCCCGCGACGTCCTCAACGTGGCCCACAG GGCCCCCCAAATCTCCCCCCGGGCACCCCcacccgctgccccgcgccccccaGGTGCCTGcaccccgggcagcccccccCGGGGCTCGACGGGGGCTTCTGGGCGCTGCGCGACAGCCTGGTGCAGtgcgagctgctgctgctgcgcgtcCTGCGCTTCCGTGTCGCCGTCCCCCACCCGCACaag TACCTGCTGCACTACCTGCTGGCGCTGGGACactggggccggcgggggggctgggggcacccgcGGGTGCCAGGGGCGGCCTGGGCGCTGctgcgggacggggcggcgggggggctggggctgcggcaccccccccagcacctggccgccgccgccctccacCTGGGCCTGGCCCTgtgcggccgcccgcccccccccggcgcccccccccgtTGGTGGCAG gcgCTCAGCCCCACGCTGGGgccggaggagctggagcagatcgtgcgggagctgctggagctCTACAGCCTCGACGCCGAGGTGGggggcgtccccccgccgcccccgctgcccgccggccccccgcccggacgccggggcccagTAA
- the HAUS7 gene encoding HAUS augmin-like complex subunit 7 isoform X1, whose product MAVVMAAAAAALLERLKALSCPPAAEAAPTEPPEALRLLCTPSPRRLALLEWICCRVHPPLAACLAALQDAPEDARLRELVKLGAELMLCRADDLPLAEGTAPPQQQLEFITDLLDAAPPPGDESQDPPASSPEALRRAVLSNERFLREVLGSPEGGAALAPPPPPALPTFGPGSPRPRGPRRPGERAPGELGAALEETRRRLELLKAQRPELGGPPGEAPPALLTLGVAARDLGALATAFGATELRDPGGPPGRGAPPTCRPCGPLAPRVHQGLRSLVQPPAWPSCSAATAMWGRSRRTDPPGRQGPFCWGRGRCPRAPLSPLLLLEEE is encoded by the exons ATGGCGGTggtgatggcggcggcggcggcggcgctgctggagcGGCTCAAG GCGCTGTCGTGCCCccccgcggcggaggcggccccgaccgagCCCCCCGAGGCCCTGCGGCTGCTCTGCACCCCTTCACCCCGACGCCTGGCCCTGCTCGAGTGGATCTGCTGCCG GGTGCACCCCCCCCTCgccgcctgcctggccgccctccAGGATGCCCCCGAGGATGCCcggcttcgag AACTGGTCAAACTGGGAGCGGAGCTGATGCTGTGCCGGGCTGATGACCTGCCGCTGGCGGAG GGCACAGCGCCCCCCCAGCAGCAGCTCGAGTTCATCACAGACCTGCTGGACGCAGCCCCCCCGCCGGGGGATGAGAGCCAGGACCCCCCCGCCAGCAG ccccgaggCGCTGCGCCGGGCGGTGCTGAGCAACGAGCGGTTCCTGCGCGAGGTCCTGGGGAGCCCCGAGGGGGGGGCGGCCCtggcgcccccgccccccccagccctgcccaccttcggccccggcagcccccgccccag gggacccaggcgtccaggcgagCGGGCACCAGGGGAGCTGGGGGCGGCCCTGGAGGAGACGCGGCGGCGCCTGGAGCTGCTCAAGGCCCAG CGCCCCGAGCTGGGGGGGCCGCCCGGCgaggcccccccggccctgctgACCCTGGGGGTGGCGGCCCGCGACCTCGGCGCCCTGGCGACGGCTTTCGGGGCCACAGAGCTGCGGGACCCTGGGGGCCCCCCGGGCCGTGGGGCGCCCCCCACctgccggccctgtggccccctGGCCCCCCGTGTCCACCAGGGCCTGCGCAGCCTCGTGCag ccgcccgcgTGGCCGTCCTGCAGCGCCGCTACCGCGATGTGGGGGAGGTCCCGCAGGACTGACCCCCCCGGACGCCAGGGTCCcttctgctgggggagggggcgctGCCCTcgggcccccctctcccccttgttgctgctggaggaggaatAA
- the HAUS7 gene encoding HAUS augmin-like complex subunit 7 isoform X3 yields MAVVMAAAAAALLERLKALSCPPAAEAAPTEPPEALRLLCTPSPRRLALLEWICCRVHPPLAACLAALQDAPEDARLRELVKLGAELMLCRADDLPLAEGTAPPQQQLEFITDLLDAAPPPGDESQDPPASSPEALRRAVLSNERFLREVLGSPEGGAALAPPPPPALPTFGPGSPRPRGPRRPGERAPGELGAALEETRRRLELLKAQVTPRAGGAARRGPPGPADPGGGGPRPRRPGDGFRGHRAAGPWGPPGPWGAPHLPALWPPGPPCPPGPAQPRAAARVAVLQRRYRDVGEVPQD; encoded by the exons ATGGCGGTggtgatggcggcggcggcggcggcgctgctggagcGGCTCAAG GCGCTGTCGTGCCCccccgcggcggaggcggccccgaccgagCCCCCCGAGGCCCTGCGGCTGCTCTGCACCCCTTCACCCCGACGCCTGGCCCTGCTCGAGTGGATCTGCTGCCG GGTGCACCCCCCCCTCgccgcctgcctggccgccctccAGGATGCCCCCGAGGATGCCcggcttcgag AACTGGTCAAACTGGGAGCGGAGCTGATGCTGTGCCGGGCTGATGACCTGCCGCTGGCGGAG GGCACAGCGCCCCCCCAGCAGCAGCTCGAGTTCATCACAGACCTGCTGGACGCAGCCCCCCCGCCGGGGGATGAGAGCCAGGACCCCCCCGCCAGCAG ccccgaggCGCTGCGCCGGGCGGTGCTGAGCAACGAGCGGTTCCTGCGCGAGGTCCTGGGGAGCCCCGAGGGGGGGGCGGCCCtggcgcccccgccccccccagccctgcccaccttcggccccggcagcccccgccccag gggacccaggcgtccaggcgagCGGGCACCAGGGGAGCTGGGGGCGGCCCTGGAGGAGACGCGGCGGCGCCTGGAGCTGCTCAAGGCCCAGGTGA CGCCCCGAGCTGGGGGGGCCGCCCGGCgaggcccccccggccctgctgACCCTGGGGGTGGCGGCCCGCGACCTCGGCGCCCTGGCGACGGCTTTCGGGGCCACAGAGCTGCGGGACCCTGGGGGCCCCCCGGGCCGTGGGGCGCCCCCCACctgccggccctgtggccccctGGCCCCCCGTGTCCACCAGGGCCTGCGCAGCCTCGTGCag ccgcccgcgTGGCCGTCCTGCAGCGCCGCTACCGCGATGTGGGGGAGGTCCCGCAGGACTGA